The Ignavibacteriales bacterium genome includes a region encoding these proteins:
- a CDS encoding four helix bundle protein, giving the protein MDSVELKSRTKALAVSTIRFVEGLSRSPASDVIGKQLIRSATSVGANYRAACRARSKADFANKMGIIEEEADETLFWLEMLIECSKAKSEDLKSIMDESEQLLRIFAASRMTARAHASSK; this is encoded by the coding sequence ATGGATTCGGTCGAGCTGAAATCCAGGACGAAGGCTCTGGCGGTTAGCACAATTCGCTTCGTCGAAGGGTTGAGCAGAAGCCCTGCTTCGGATGTCATCGGTAAGCAGCTCATACGCTCTGCAACATCTGTGGGGGCGAACTACCGTGCGGCCTGTCGAGCGCGATCGAAAGCGGACTTCGCGAACAAAATGGGGATCATTGAAGAAGAAGCCGATGAAACCCTTTTCTGGCTCGAGATGTTGATTGAATGCAGCAAAGCCAAGTCCGAAGATCTGAAATCGATAATGGATGAATCAGAACAACTGCTAAGAATCTTCGCCGCTTCAAGAATGACGGCCAGGGCGCATGCCTCCTCGAAGTAG
- a CDS encoding pitrilysin family protein, whose protein sequence is MRRRYALLLLAWALVPSLLFTQDGFKAVQNQVVEHTLKNGLRFLILPRHDAPVVSFHTYVNVGAVNENRGITGLAHIFEHLAFKGTSDIGTKDYKKEKPALDVLDKAWSAWREESKKGVGADSSKLKELRAAFEKTQETASGLVENGEFDKIIEQQGGVGLNAGTGADATQYYFSLPSNKLELWFTLESSRFFDPVIRDFYKEKDVVMEERRMRTESSPIGKLVEEFLAVAYKSHPYKEPVIGHMSDLQGITRDEALAFFKKYYVPSNIIIAIVGDVDPQQTIRLAEVYFGRIPAGTPPPEVRTVEPEQQSERSVTLREESQRILLLGYKKGSARDPDAAVYDAIEDVMSSGRTSRLYKSLVRDKKIAIQAAGFSGFPGQKYPNLFAFFAVPAQGKTNEECLAAINEEIEKIKKDPVTAEELQAVKTRARANLIRSLADNGGMAGQLTFYQVITGDWRNLFKQLDEINAVTVADIKRVANKAFANSNRTIGAIEPVK, encoded by the coding sequence ATGCGTAGACGATACGCTTTGCTTCTACTCGCCTGGGCCCTTGTGCCGTCGCTGCTCTTCACACAAGACGGATTCAAGGCTGTGCAGAACCAGGTTGTCGAACACACGCTGAAAAACGGACTCAGGTTCCTCATACTGCCCCGCCACGACGCTCCGGTCGTGTCATTCCATACCTACGTCAATGTCGGTGCGGTCAATGAGAACCGCGGCATCACAGGCCTCGCCCACATTTTCGAGCATCTCGCGTTCAAGGGAACCTCCGACATCGGCACCAAAGACTACAAGAAAGAGAAACCGGCTCTCGATGTTCTGGACAAAGCCTGGTCAGCGTGGAGAGAGGAAAGTAAGAAAGGGGTCGGTGCAGATTCCTCGAAGCTCAAAGAACTGCGCGCCGCGTTCGAGAAGACTCAGGAAACAGCATCCGGGCTCGTGGAAAATGGTGAGTTCGACAAGATCATCGAGCAGCAAGGAGGCGTCGGGCTCAACGCGGGCACAGGCGCCGACGCGACGCAGTACTATTTCAGCCTTCCTTCCAACAAGCTTGAACTCTGGTTTACGCTCGAATCATCAAGATTCTTTGATCCCGTCATACGCGATTTCTACAAAGAAAAAGATGTCGTCATGGAAGAGCGCCGGATGCGCACAGAGAGCAGTCCCATTGGAAAGCTCGTCGAGGAGTTTCTCGCCGTCGCCTACAAATCACACCCGTACAAAGAGCCGGTCATCGGACACATGTCGGACCTCCAGGGCATTACACGCGATGAAGCGCTCGCATTTTTCAAGAAGTACTATGTCCCCTCCAACATCATCATCGCGATCGTGGGCGATGTTGATCCACAGCAGACCATCCGTCTTGCCGAGGTGTACTTCGGCAGGATTCCCGCAGGGACGCCGCCGCCCGAGGTCCGCACTGTGGAACCCGAACAACAAAGCGAGCGATCGGTGACGCTGCGCGAGGAATCACAGCGTATCCTTCTGCTCGGTTACAAGAAGGGATCGGCGCGGGATCCGGATGCGGCAGTCTATGATGCCATCGAGGATGTCATGAGTTCGGGACGCACATCGAGACTCTACAAGTCGCTGGTTCGCGACAAGAAAATCGCAATCCAGGCCGCTGGATTCTCCGGCTTCCCCGGACAGAAGTATCCCAACCTCTTCGCGTTCTTTGCAGTCCCTGCCCAGGGAAAGACGAATGAAGAATGCCTCGCGGCAATCAACGAGGAGATCGAAAAGATCAAGAAAGATCCGGTAACAGCGGAAGAACTCCAGGCCGTGAAAACCCGTGCCCGGGCGAACCTCATCCGGTCGTTGGCGGACAACGGCGGAATGGCCGGTCAGCTGACGTTCTACCAGGTCATCACTGGAGACTGGCGAAATCTGTTCAAGCAGCTGGATGAGATCAACGCTGTGACAGTAGCCGACATCAAGCGGGTAGCGAACAAAGCGTTCGCCAATTCTAACCGCACGATCGGCGCTATCGAGCCGGTGAAATAA
- a CDS encoding pitrilysin family protein has product MKTSKTFSLLLLVIGLVLNGSAQTVTKPQHYKNLKYPPLRQVQIPEPLRYQLGNGMTVFLIEDHTLPLVEAAVLVRTGSRYEPGDKVGLASMTGQVMRTGGTATKTGEEFDEMLEKVGASVETYIGTTSGGARMSVLKEDVGMGLGVLADLLKSPAFRDDKIDLAKVTARSSISRRNDQVGAIAAREFNKLIYGASHPYARTMEYATVENISKEDMAGFHKKYFVPNNMMIAVWGDFATPEMKSKIESLFGSWERKEVSFPPVPQPRLAGTKTVNFIKKDDVNQSNIFLGHLGGVLNDPESGPLNVADQAFGGAASSRLFRKVRSEQGLAYSVGSSWGESYDYPGAFSMSGSTKSGSTVKMVRSIGTELGQFIKDGITDEELKYAKDSYLNSFVFRYDTKGKIINQLMALEYYGYPKDFIQKQQKDIQETTKESVTKAVQKRWKPESLTLLVVGKDSDFDEPLSALGADVRTIDITIPSPPEKIPDPTPETIAKGREILRKTMATMGGPALLGIKDLVIKGKQTQVTPMGEFAMDAEIQVVRPNKMAAQLKTPMGEMSMVFDGSNAWMKSPNGTQDLPGSQRESFQQEAISDVHYVLQNFEKPEYAVQYLKDEAVDGKPADVILIRYTPTNYPMRFTIDSKTGMVLKKTVRGSGPSGPATVEESFSDYRAISGIQFPFKTLGTSEGKKISEMAVESIKVNAGVKEEIFKK; this is encoded by the coding sequence ATGAAAACCTCAAAAACGTTCTCACTTCTCTTGCTCGTCATCGGGCTTGTGCTCAACGGTTCTGCCCAGACAGTAACGAAACCGCAACACTACAAGAATCTCAAGTACCCTCCGTTGCGACAGGTGCAAATACCTGAACCTCTCCGGTATCAACTCGGCAACGGGATGACTGTCTTTCTCATCGAAGATCACACGCTCCCGCTCGTTGAAGCTGCTGTGCTCGTGCGCACCGGGTCCCGGTACGAACCGGGAGACAAGGTCGGCCTTGCGTCAATGACGGGGCAGGTCATGCGCACCGGGGGCACGGCAACGAAGACCGGTGAGGAATTCGACGAGATGCTTGAAAAAGTCGGAGCCTCGGTTGAGACGTACATCGGAACCACGTCCGGCGGTGCACGGATGTCTGTACTCAAGGAAGACGTCGGCATGGGATTGGGAGTTCTTGCGGATCTTCTCAAGAGCCCGGCCTTCCGGGATGACAAGATCGACCTCGCAAAAGTAACCGCCCGTTCATCAATTTCGCGGCGCAACGATCAGGTAGGCGCGATTGCCGCCCGTGAGTTCAACAAACTGATCTACGGCGCCAGCCATCCGTATGCCCGAACCATGGAATATGCCACCGTCGAGAACATCTCGAAGGAGGACATGGCCGGGTTTCACAAGAAGTACTTCGTCCCCAACAACATGATGATCGCCGTGTGGGGCGACTTTGCGACTCCGGAGATGAAATCGAAGATCGAAAGTCTCTTCGGGTCGTGGGAGCGCAAGGAAGTCAGCTTCCCTCCTGTCCCGCAGCCGCGCCTGGCGGGCACGAAAACGGTCAACTTCATCAAGAAGGATGACGTCAACCAGTCGAATATTTTCCTCGGCCATCTCGGGGGTGTGCTGAATGATCCCGAAAGCGGACCGCTCAATGTCGCCGATCAGGCATTCGGCGGAGCGGCGTCTTCACGCCTCTTCAGGAAAGTGCGATCGGAACAGGGGCTGGCCTATTCCGTGGGCAGTTCGTGGGGAGAGAGCTACGACTATCCGGGCGCGTTTAGCATGAGCGGCTCGACGAAATCCGGCTCAACGGTCAAAATGGTCCGGTCGATCGGGACTGAACTGGGACAATTCATCAAGGACGGAATCACTGACGAAGAGCTGAAGTATGCGAAGGATTCGTATCTGAACTCGTTCGTGTTCCGCTACGACACAAAAGGAAAGATCATCAACCAGCTGATGGCACTGGAGTACTATGGTTATCCGAAAGACTTCATTCAGAAGCAGCAAAAGGACATCCAGGAAACCACGAAAGAGAGCGTAACCAAGGCAGTGCAGAAACGATGGAAACCCGAATCGCTCACCCTGCTCGTCGTCGGCAAGGACTCCGACTTCGATGAACCGCTGAGCGCTCTCGGCGCCGATGTCCGCACGATCGATATCACGATTCCTTCGCCGCCGGAAAAGATCCCGGATCCGACCCCTGAAACCATCGCGAAGGGCAGAGAAATCCTCCGGAAGACCATGGCGACGATGGGAGGACCAGCGCTCCTTGGCATCAAGGATCTCGTCATCAAAGGAAAGCAGACTCAGGTAACACCGATGGGCGAGTTTGCCATGGACGCCGAGATACAAGTCGTCCGCCCGAACAAGATGGCGGCGCAGCTCAAGACGCCCATGGGCGAGATGTCCATGGTGTTCGACGGCTCGAACGCATGGATGAAGTCACCAAACGGGACACAGGACCTTCCGGGCTCACAACGAGAGAGTTTCCAGCAGGAAGCGATCAGCGACGTCCACTACGTTCTGCAGAACTTCGAGAAACCGGAGTACGCAGTGCAGTATCTCAAGGACGAAGCCGTGGACGGAAAGCCAGCAGACGTGATACTCATTCGCTACACACCGACGAACTATCCGATGCGGTTCACCATTGATTCGAAAACCGGAATGGTTCTGAAAAAAACGGTGCGTGGATCGGGGCCATCCGGACCGGCCACCGTTGAAGAGTCGTTTTCCGACTACCGAGCGATCAGCGGGATACAGTTCCCTTTCAAGACGCTCGGAACCAGCGAAGGAAAGAAGATTTCGGAAATGGCTGTGGAAAGCATTAAGGTGAACGCGGGAGTCAAAGAGGAGATCTTCAAGAAGTAG
- a CDS encoding GAF domain-containing protein: MSPEWHAPDNLDFLTPEEMRARLIEAQEFSTRVNTLTEVSLKVDAAHSREEILRILKENLRRLIEGECAFIGLLSHNKTHYVISTLSPLMDAIELDHKHFSIDVGMPGWSIRNKAGIMVDIDSAPALHPTLEGSLKDLGIRSLIIVPVHTHEEMVGALVFGSSKPNAYVDPDLWLARLLSLQMAIALRHTSLLERAQKRVTQISLVNQVGRKLTSTLNIDELLTSASESIQKDFQYFDVTIFLTNKEENELVLAAHSGNFIDFLPHGYRQKIGLGIVGWVAEHGQSVLANDVSLESRFLAHQYHNTNSELALPIISDDEVVGVLNVEDTKLYAFDETDVLVLETLCDQIGSAIRNARLFEEITRTNERLMELDRLKTDFVGIVSHDFRTPLSTIMLAAKSLLRKEVSADRLREYLNIIVEQAGRLSMLAEDTLSIAKIESGQLNYQFKIVNVETIIQEAVSMVKISARHTFGFSIDMNCAYVRGDQNKLRQVLQNLISNAVKYSPGGGELNVRVVSSEEQADEILFSVSDQGLGIPQEHLGRLFQKYARVESGEAGKIKGTGLGLWICREIIKAHGGKIWVESEVGKGSSFRFTLKRGT; this comes from the coding sequence ATGTCACCTGAATGGCACGCTCCTGATAATCTCGATTTTCTGACACCCGAGGAAATGCGGGCGCGGCTGATAGAGGCTCAGGAATTCAGCACACGCGTCAATACGCTGACCGAGGTCTCCCTCAAAGTGGATGCTGCGCACTCGCGGGAGGAAATCCTGCGGATCCTGAAGGAGAATCTCCGGCGTTTGATCGAAGGAGAGTGTGCTTTCATCGGATTGCTCAGCCACAACAAGACTCACTACGTCATCAGCACGCTCTCGCCGCTGATGGACGCGATCGAGCTCGATCACAAGCATTTCTCAATCGACGTCGGCATGCCCGGCTGGTCAATTCGGAACAAAGCCGGCATCATGGTCGACATCGATTCCGCCCCTGCGCTCCATCCCACGCTCGAGGGCTCGCTCAAAGATCTCGGGATCCGGTCGCTGATCATCGTGCCGGTCCATACACACGAAGAGATGGTGGGAGCGCTCGTGTTCGGTTCGTCGAAGCCGAATGCCTATGTCGACCCCGACCTGTGGCTCGCCCGGCTCCTGAGCCTGCAGATGGCTATCGCGTTGCGGCACACCTCGCTGCTCGAGCGCGCACAGAAACGTGTAACACAAATCAGCCTGGTGAACCAGGTCGGCCGCAAGCTCACGTCCACGCTCAACATCGATGAGCTGCTGACGTCGGCTTCGGAGTCAATTCAGAAGGACTTCCAGTACTTCGACGTGACCATCTTCCTGACCAACAAGGAGGAGAACGAGCTTGTGCTCGCGGCGCATTCCGGCAATTTCATCGATTTCCTCCCTCACGGATACAGGCAGAAAATTGGTCTGGGGATCGTGGGCTGGGTAGCCGAACATGGGCAATCCGTGCTGGCCAACGACGTAAGCCTTGAATCGCGGTTTCTCGCCCATCAGTACCACAATACGAATTCGGAGCTTGCGCTTCCCATCATCTCAGACGATGAAGTGGTCGGAGTACTGAATGTCGAGGACACAAAGCTCTACGCGTTCGACGAGACCGACGTGCTGGTCCTCGAAACTCTCTGCGACCAGATCGGCAGTGCAATCAGAAACGCCCGCTTGTTCGAGGAGATCACGCGGACAAACGAGCGATTGATGGAGCTGGACAGGCTGAAGACGGATTTTGTCGGGATCGTATCGCATGACTTCCGCACCCCGCTTTCAACGATCATGCTCGCTGCGAAGTCGCTGCTTCGCAAGGAGGTAAGCGCTGACCGGCTCCGCGAGTACCTGAACATTATCGTCGAGCAGGCCGGGCGGCTGAGCATGCTCGCGGAAGACACGCTCTCGATCGCGAAAATTGAGTCCGGTCAATTGAATTACCAGTTCAAGATTGTGAACGTCGAGACGATCATCCAGGAAGCGGTTTCCATGGTGAAAATCTCAGCCCGTCACACCTTTGGATTCTCGATCGACATGAATTGCGCGTATGTCCGCGGCGACCAGAACAAGTTGCGTCAGGTGTTACAGAACCTCATCTCGAACGCTGTGAAGTACTCTCCGGGCGGAGGGGAACTGAACGTCCGCGTTGTTTCGAGCGAGGAGCAGGCCGACGAGATTCTCTTCTCCGTCAGCGACCAGGGTCTTGGTATCCCTCAGGAACATCTGGGACGGCTTTTCCAGAAGTACGCACGGGTCGAATCGGGAGAAGCGGGGAAGATCAAGGGGACCGGTCTCGGGCTCTGGATATGCCGTGAGATCATCAAAGCGCACGGGGGAAAGATCTGGGTGGAGAGTGAAGTGGGGAAGGGGAGCAGTTTCCGGTTCACGCTGAAACGAGGTACCTGA
- a CDS encoding GNAT family protein — MIKIQVEEGLYLKSLELRDSEDLLPLIESNRAYLREWLPWLDMTTTIDEMIAFVDAAIRQQAAGLGFQAGIMHQDQLVGIIGYHHLEWANRSTCIGYWLSEPFQRRGIMTKASRALVEHAFEDWQLNRVEIRCAVGNMKSRAIPERLGFKSEGLLREAEWLYDHYVDHIVYGMLARDWPVVRRTQGFPASATPKQSTIETTHSSS, encoded by the coding sequence ATGATCAAGATCCAGGTCGAAGAGGGGCTGTATCTGAAGAGCCTCGAGTTGAGAGATTCTGAAGACTTGCTCCCCCTCATTGAGAGCAACAGGGCGTATCTGCGCGAGTGGCTGCCGTGGCTTGATATGACGACCACCATAGACGAGATGATTGCATTCGTCGACGCGGCCATCCGCCAGCAGGCGGCTGGCCTCGGCTTTCAGGCGGGCATCATGCATCAGGACCAGCTCGTCGGCATTATCGGATATCACCATCTGGAATGGGCCAATCGGTCCACGTGCATCGGCTACTGGCTGTCAGAACCGTTTCAGCGCCGCGGAATCATGACGAAAGCCTCGCGTGCTCTTGTGGAGCATGCATTTGAGGATTGGCAGCTGAACCGGGTGGAGATTCGATGTGCCGTTGGAAACATGAAGAGCCGTGCGATCCCCGAGCGTCTGGGATTCAAATCGGAGGGGCTGCTGCGCGAAGCGGAGTGGCTCTATGACCATTATGTGGACCACATTGTCTATGGGATGCTCGCCAGAGACTGGCCAGTGGTACGCCGCACGCAGGGATTCCCGGCATCGGCGACACCAAAACAATCAACTATTGAAACTACTCATTCATCGTCGTGA
- a CDS encoding DUF2721 domain-containing protein: MDTGFSVIQIIQLILAPAVMINACGLLLLATSNKYSSVLNRIRLLNDEKRKMFRKAGDKNFEETQRLESLARQIEHLMLRAKLVRNAVMCYTGAIALFIMTSLLIGFSFLIRGFQSDSAIMIAFLIGMATIFAGVIFSFLDAKHGYEIVQFDVLVDN; encoded by the coding sequence ATGGATACGGGTTTCTCTGTCATTCAGATCATCCAGCTGATTCTGGCCCCTGCGGTCATGATCAACGCGTGCGGTCTGCTGCTGTTGGCAACGAGCAACAAATACTCCAGCGTGTTGAACAGAATTCGTCTTTTGAATGATGAAAAGAGGAAAATGTTCAGAAAAGCGGGAGACAAGAACTTCGAGGAGACGCAGCGCCTCGAGAGTCTCGCTCGCCAGATAGAGCATCTCATGCTGAGGGCGAAGTTGGTGCGGAATGCGGTGATGTGCTATACCGGCGCGATCGCTCTCTTTATCATGACCTCGTTGCTGATTGGATTCAGTTTCCTCATCAGAGGGTTCCAGTCGGACTCGGCGATCATGATTGCGTTTCTGATTGGAATGGCGACAATTTTTGCCGGCGTGATATTCTCTTTTCTTGATGCAAAACATGGATATGAGATCGTGCAGTTTGACGTACTTGTTGATAATTGA
- the purM gene encoding phosphoribosylformylglycinamidine cyclo-ligase, translated as MKTYKDAGVDIEAGEELVRRIKRRVRSTFTPNVLTDIGAFGAFYRADFKGIRKPVLVTSVDGVGTKLKIAFAMNRHDTVGQDLVNHCVNDILVCGAKPLYFLDYFATGKLSPAIAAQVIEGFVVACRQNGCSLIGGETAEMPGFYSEGEYDLAGTIVGVVDQKRAIRGNRVKKGDVLLALPSTGLHTNGYSLARSVLLERFQLDQYFEELRGILGESLLTVHRSYYKAVYPLLSKFDIKGMSHITGGGLEGNTMRVVPKGLTLRIDWEAWERPWLFGLIQKTGIVPEKDMRRTFNLGVGLVMIISPGEVDGIQAALRRKRERSFIIGEVVRA; from the coding sequence ATGAAAACATACAAAGATGCGGGTGTCGACATCGAGGCGGGTGAAGAACTTGTGCGACGCATCAAACGCCGGGTTCGATCCACCTTTACGCCAAATGTACTGACAGACATCGGAGCATTCGGCGCGTTCTATAGAGCCGACTTCAAAGGCATCCGGAAGCCAGTTCTCGTGACGAGCGTTGACGGCGTCGGAACAAAGCTTAAGATCGCCTTCGCGATGAACCGACACGACACAGTCGGACAGGACCTCGTCAACCACTGCGTCAACGATATCCTCGTCTGCGGCGCAAAACCCCTCTACTTTCTCGATTATTTCGCAACAGGAAAGCTCTCCCCGGCGATCGCCGCACAGGTCATCGAAGGATTTGTTGTCGCTTGCCGCCAAAACGGGTGTTCGCTCATCGGCGGCGAAACTGCAGAAATGCCGGGCTTCTACTCCGAGGGAGAATACGATCTCGCAGGCACCATCGTCGGTGTCGTAGACCAAAAGCGGGCGATCCGCGGGAACCGTGTCAAAAAGGGGGATGTCCTGCTGGCTCTCCCTTCAACCGGACTCCACACGAATGGGTATTCTCTTGCTCGATCCGTCCTGCTCGAACGATTCCAACTCGATCAGTATTTCGAGGAACTGCGTGGAATCCTTGGCGAGAGTCTTCTGACGGTCCACCGATCCTACTACAAAGCTGTCTATCCGCTTCTGTCGAAATTCGACATCAAAGGGATGTCGCATATTACGGGGGGAGGCCTGGAAGGGAACACGATGAGAGTGGTCCCTAAGGGGTTGACGCTTCGCATTGACTGGGAAGCGTGGGAGCGCCCGTGGCTCTTTGGCCTGATTCAGAAAACGGGCATCGTGCCTGAAAAGGATATGCGGCGGACGTTCAATCTCGGAGTGGGGCTTGTCATGATCATCTCTCCCGGAGAAGTTGACGGCATTCAAGCGGCGCTTCGGCGAAAGCGGGAGCGCTCATTCATCATTGGCGAGGTCGTACGGGCATAG
- a CDS encoding fumarylacetoacetate hydrolase family protein, producing the protein MASAYIMGSAEPVEVRKIFCIGRNYADHAKEMHAAIPEAPVFFLKPTTAIIGEGGVIRIPSISKDLHHEIEMTVLIGRGGKDILKGNALNHVAGYGIGLDMTLRDVQSDAKKKGLPWTLAKGFDTSAPISPFVPAADIPDPHELGVKLDVNGTTRQQSSTSNFIFKLDELIAYISQFFTFERGDIIFTGTPEGVAAAASGDRLEAQLLSPTRAILTSLRVSVQ; encoded by the coding sequence ATGGCAAGTGCCTACATTATGGGATCGGCGGAGCCTGTCGAGGTGCGAAAGATCTTCTGCATCGGAAGAAACTATGCCGACCACGCAAAAGAGATGCACGCAGCCATCCCCGAAGCTCCCGTGTTCTTTCTGAAACCCACCACGGCAATCATCGGAGAAGGCGGGGTTATCCGGATTCCATCAATATCAAAAGACCTTCATCACGAAATCGAGATGACCGTTCTCATCGGCCGCGGCGGCAAAGACATCCTCAAGGGGAACGCTCTGAACCACGTAGCCGGATACGGGATCGGCCTCGATATGACCTTGCGCGACGTCCAGAGCGACGCAAAGAAGAAAGGCCTTCCATGGACGCTGGCAAAGGGATTTGATACGTCGGCCCCCATATCCCCGTTCGTTCCGGCCGCAGATATCCCGGACCCGCACGAGCTCGGAGTCAAGCTGGACGTGAACGGGACAACCCGGCAGCAATCCAGCACAAGCAACTTCATCTTCAAACTCGATGAGCTGATAGCATACATCTCCCAGTTCTTCACGTTCGAACGCGGGGACATCATCTTCACGGGGACTCCGGAAGGAGTTGCCGCAGCGGCCTCCGGAGACCGACTTGAAGCTCAGCTTCTCTCCCCTACCCGCGCAATTCTCACATCGTTGCGAGTCAGCGTTCAGTAG
- a CDS encoding M23 family metallopeptidase: MVWATALIGFVASFSGVNHFPGTNLDSSVNGPHVSRVDEIYAPFDTLRTDLQDYIWPTNASTNITSSFADYRRTHLHEGIDISTNNQKGYPVYAARDGYVSRIFISRRGYGKMLYVRHHDGYVTMYAHLQRFFDPIEKYAKQLQKQNRRYSLEVDIDTSLFRVSKGDLIAYTGDTGIGSAHLHFEVRDSSSNPINPFLLPQISAAIRDVVPPVYHMVAFTPLSGSAKIQRRHKTWVSDAQMESSGNFVLPHPIQLSGSIGVSVSVTDQADVLRYRTGAYRFEMYIDGQPVFSSVKKYILEREAHQVMAYYDRNLLRARKGRFEKLYIESGNRLSFYNRLPEGAGSIEASDLEPGDHELKIITWDLAGNESTLTAILTVSKPQTR, translated from the coding sequence ATGGTGTGGGCTACCGCCCTGATAGGCTTCGTAGCGAGTTTCTCGGGCGTTAACCATTTCCCGGGCACGAACCTCGATTCCAGCGTAAACGGGCCGCATGTTTCCCGGGTCGATGAGATCTACGCCCCCTTCGATACGCTCCGAACCGATTTGCAGGATTATATCTGGCCGACCAACGCCAGCACGAACATCACATCGTCGTTTGCCGACTACCGTCGCACTCATCTGCACGAAGGAATCGACATATCGACAAACAATCAGAAGGGCTACCCCGTTTATGCGGCCCGTGACGGCTACGTGAGCCGCATTTTCATCTCGCGTCGCGGATACGGCAAGATGCTCTACGTCCGGCATCATGACGGCTACGTCACCATGTATGCGCACCTCCAGCGGTTTTTCGACCCCATCGAGAAGTACGCTAAACAGCTCCAGAAACAGAACCGGAGGTATTCCCTGGAGGTCGATATCGACACATCACTGTTTCGTGTCTCAAAAGGAGACCTGATCGCTTACACCGGCGACACAGGAATCGGTTCGGCTCATCTCCATTTCGAGGTACGGGATTCGTCGTCCAATCCAATCAATCCGTTCCTCCTGCCGCAGATTTCTGCTGCCATCAGGGATGTCGTTCCACCGGTGTATCATATGGTCGCTTTCACCCCGCTTTCCGGGTCTGCCAAGATCCAACGAAGGCACAAGACGTGGGTGAGTGACGCTCAGATGGAGTCATCAGGCAATTTTGTACTCCCTCATCCGATACAGCTCTCCGGGTCGATAGGCGTCAGCGTCAGCGTCACAGATCAGGCCGATGTACTTCGCTACCGGACCGGAGCCTACAGGTTCGAGATGTACATCGATGGTCAGCCGGTCTTCAGTTCAGTGAAAAAGTACATCCTCGAAAGAGAAGCGCATCAGGTCATGGCGTATTATGACAGGAACCTGCTCCGGGCGAGAAAGGGTCGATTCGAAAAGCTGTATATCGAATCCGGCAATCGTCTCTCGTTCTACAATCGCCTTCCTGAAGGGGCCGGTTCGATCGAGGCGTCTGACCTCGAACCCGGAGACCACGAGCTCAAGATCATCACGTGGGATCTCGCAGGCAACGAATCAACGCTGACCGCGATTCTTACAGTCAGCAAGCCGCAAACCCGCTAG